In Erwinia sp. SLM-02, the genomic window TCAAAGCGGGGCAATTACGCAGAAATTTATGGGTAGCACGGCAGGAAGGAAAAAAGGTGCGCCGCACGGCGCACCAGTCATGGAGCCAGCCCAGCAATATGGGGATGTTATCCCTTGCCTTTCACACTGCTGATAAAGGTTTGCCGCGCCGATGTGGAGCCCAGACGCTCGGCTTCATTCATCAGTCGCAGCGCTTTGTCGATATCACCCGCCTTCGCCGCCTGGCGGATGCCCTGGTTGAAGTACGTTTCGGTGTCGCTCAGCATCGGCTCCGCTTTCGCTGCAGGAGCCGCTGGCGCTGGCGCAGCGGCGACCGCTGCCGGTGCGGCCGTACTGCCGACGACCACCGGCTGCGGCTGCGGCTGGTTAAACACCTGGCCGATCATCACGTTGCCGCTGCCCTGCTCCGCTTTCACCTTCAGCGTAATCTGGCCGTCGCTCACATGGGTGGCAACCGGATCGGGGATGGACGGCACGGCATTACCCACGCCTTCAGCGTAGGCCTTCGCCGGGTTTTTCAGCTGGGTGGTGGTGGTCAGATCCTGGCGGGTGGTGTACACCAGCAGGTAAATCTGTTTTTGCCCCAGCGCCGGGGTCAGCTTGAGCGTTCCTTCCAGCCGATCCTGCGAGACAACGCCGGGTTTCTGATACGGGAAATAGCTGCCGGGATAGAAGGCAGCCGGGCGCATTTGTTCGTCCAGTACCAGGACGTTTGGCACATAGACGCGGCGATCTTTCACCACGCTGGTCAGCGATATTTCCAGCGAGCCGCGATCGGCAGGCAGTGTCACGGCCGCAACCGGGCCGGTAATTTCCCCCTGATTCAGGCTCTGTGAGGAAGCGTTCAGTGCAATGTCGTTACTGGCCGGTGGTGTGATCGGCAGCCAGGAGAGGCGCTGCAGTGCGGAGGCCGGAATGGCCGGGGCCACCGCCACGTTCTGTGGCGAAGTAAAGGTTGCCGCCGTAGCGGGCAGGATCGATGCGGAAGCCAGTCCCGCGAGCAGGCAGAGTGACAGCAGATTTTTTTTCATTTTATGTTCCTTAAACGGGCCACCCCGATCCCGCCAGGCAATGCAGTTTCGGGGCTAAAAAGATACGGGCGGACCTGAGCTGGCCCGCCCGCGACTGGCTGTTACCACCAGGCTTCCATCTGTACGCCGAAGCTGACCTCATCGTCGTTACCGCGGCTGAAGGTTTTGGCGCTGGTATCGCTGTAGGCGGTGCCGGAGGTGTAACCGGTGTCGTCAGAGGTGGCGTAGCCCCACTTCTCATCCCACTTGGCGTAGGTGGCAAACACGCGGATCGCCGGGCGCGACCAGATGCTGTCACCGGCCTGCCACTGCTGGGCCAGGGTCACTTTATACTGGCTGTTGCGCTCGCCGGTTTCCTGCGACTTCACGTTGTCGTAGCCCACTTCCAGCAGGGTGCTCATGATCGGCGTCCATTTGTACATCGGGCGCACGCCGGCGGTGTACCAGGTGGTGCCGTTTTTATTGTCGCGATCCAGGTCCTGGAACATGGCGACGTACATCAGGCCCCACTTGTCGTTAAAGTCCAGCGCACCGTGGTCGATCACGCGAAGCATGTGACCGTTGTTATCGATGCTCGAACCTTCTGAGCGGCCGTTACGCTGGGAGGTCAGCGCATCGGTGGCGTACTGCACGACAAACTTGTTGTAGCCGTTGTAGATGGTCTGGGTATGTTCACCCGTCACCATCCAGCCATCTTTGGTGGCGCCGTCCGCCAGAGAATAGCCGTCCTGCACGTTAGCGCGGCCGTAATCAACGCCCAGCTCCAGCACACCGCCCGGGTTCACGTTCAGCTCGGCCACGCGCACGTCGAAGGTGTCGTTTACGGTCGGAACCTGTTTCTGCTGGTTATCGATAAAGCCGTAGGAGCCGCCCGCTTCACCGTTGCGGGTCACCGCCATGGACAGTTTACCCGCGCCCAGATCGATGTTTTCCACACCTGCACCCGGACCGGAGATGTCCCAGTAGTAGAAGTCGATCATATGAACATCGTGACGCTGGTAGAAGCGCTTACCGGCCCACAGGGTTGAACCTGGCAGCCAGTCGATCAGGTTTTTACCCTGAATGTTCACCTCACGAAAGCCCGGGTCGACGCTTTCGAAATCTGAACGCTGAGAAACGGCATACGCCAGGTTAGTATCGAAGTAGAAGCTCTTGTCGCCTTCTTTCCACAGTTCCTGACCCAGTTTCAGTTCCGCATAGGTTTCACATTCGTTACCCAGACGGTATTTACTGTTGGCACCGGTCGCCTGAAAACACTGCTGCTCGCCGCCGCTACCGGTCCAGCCGATACCCGAACGCGCATAGCCTTTAAAATCGACCGCTGCCGCCTGGCCGGAGATGGCCATCGCAATGGCCACTGCCAGAGGATATTTCAGCTTAATCATTATTGTGCTCCTGTTATCACTGCTTTAGCTGGAGTGCTTCTACACCCGGTTCCTGATGCAGCCGACGGCAGGCGCTTCCATCCTCACGGAACAGATGGCAGCGCTGCGGCGGCAGGCCGATGGCGTAATGGGCACCTTCTTCTACCAGCACCACGTCATTCTGGCGGTAAACCAGGTTTTGACGCAGGGCGGGGATTTGGATATGAATCTGGGTTTCGTGACCGAGCTGTTCGACAACCTGCACCACGCCGGAGAGACTGACGTCAGCGACATCGCTGGGCAGCAGATGTTCGGGACGAATGCCGAGCGACATATTGCTGCCGGGCTGGACGTCTGCGCTGTCTACCGGCAGCCAGATCTGCTGGCGATTCGGCAGCTCAACCTGGACCTGGTCGATCGCGGTGGCGGTGACTTTGACCGGCAGGAAATTCATCTTTGGCGAGCCGATAAAACCGGCAACAAAGCGGTTGGCAGGATAGTGATACAGCTCCAGCGGTTTACCGACCTGGGCAATGCGTCCCCCTTCCAGCACCACGATTTTGTCGGCCAGGGTCATCGCCTCGACCTGATCGTGGGTGACGTAAATCATCGTGCGCTGAAGGCGCTTGTGCAGGCGGGAGATCTCGATGCGCATCTGCACACGCAGTGCGGCGTCAAGGTTGGACAGCGGTTCATCGAGTAAAAATACCTGTGGCTCCGCCACCAGCGTACGGCCTATTGCCACGCGCTGGCGCTGGCCGCCGGAGAGCGCTTTAGGCTGCCGGTCCAGCAAGTGGGCCAGCTGCAGCACCTCGGCCACTTTATTCACCCGCTGCTGGATTTCGGCTTTCGCCACCCCGGCCAGCTTGAGGCCAAAGGACATATTTTCCGCGACGGTAAGGTGGGGATAGAGGGCGTAGGACTGGAACACCATGCCGACACCGCGACCGGCAGGAGGAACGTCATTCATCCGGCGATCGCCAATCAGCAGTTCGCCCGACGTGATCTCTTCCAGCCCGGCAATCATGCGCAGCAGCGTTGACTTGCCACAGCCTGACGGCCCCACGAACACCACGAACTCCCCTTCGGCAATCGTCAGGTCAATCGCATCTGATACCACCACGTCACCCCATGCTTTGGTGACATTATTCAGCACCACGCTGGCCATCCGCTTCTCCCGTCCACTGACTGTTGATGGCCGGAGTGTGCGGCAGCGCGGGGAAAGGTAACTCCTCCACCGCTGGATTTTTTATGGGGGAGGAGAAAGGAGGATGAGAAAAACGCACCCGCCATCAGCCATCGGCTCGGCAGGTGAATTTCGTGACGGCGCTGGCAAAAATAACGGGTGTTTTTTGTGGTCGGGAACGCAGAAATGGATTTTTTGTTAATCCGGTCACAGAAAGTGATTGGGGGGAGTAGAGCCGGGGATGACGCAGTTCTCCTTGCTTAACAGCAGACTGCAGGCACATCCCGACTTCATACCCTTAGAGGAACGAATAATGGCGAAGTTCAGATTAGCGAGTAAAACACTGTTGCTGTATACCCTTTCCAGCCTGTTGCTCCCTGCGCTGGCGCAGGCAAAGATTGAAGAAGGCAAGCTGGTTATCTGGATCAACGGCGACAAGGGCTATAACGGCCTGGCGGAAGTCGGTAAAAAGTTTGAGCAGGATACCGGCATCAAAGTGTCGGTAGAGCATCCGGATAAACTGGAAGAGAAGTACCCGCAGGTCGCCGCAACCGGTGACGGCCCGGATATTATTTTCTGGGCGCACGATCGCTTCGGCGGCTATGCCCAGTCCGGCCTGCTGGCCGAAGTGTCCCCGGATAAAGCCTTCCAGGACAAGCTCTATCCCTTCACCTGGGACGCGGTGCGCTACAACGGCAAGCTGATCGGCTATCCGATCGCCGCCGAAGCGCTGTCGCTGATTTATAACAAAGACCTGCTGCCCGAGCCGCCAAAAACCTGGGAAGAGATCCCGGCGCTGGATAAAAAGCTGAAGGCCAAAGGCAAAAGCGCCATCATGTTTAACCTTCAGGAACCCTACTTCACCTGGCCGCTCACCGCCGCCAACGGCGGCTATGCCTTTAAAAAACTCGCCGACGGCAGCTATGACCTGAAGGATGTTGGCGTGGCCAATAAAGGTTCGCAGGAAGGATTACAGTTCCTCGTCGATCTGATTAAGAACAAGCATCTGAATGCCGATACCGACTTTGCCATTGCCGAAGCGGCCTTTAACAAGGGCGAAACCGCAATGACCATCAACGGCCCGTGGGCGTGGGGCAATATCGAGAGTGCGAAGATTAACTACGGCGTGACCCTGCTGCCAACCTTCAAAGGCCAGCCGTCGAAACCGTTCGTGGGCGTGCTGAGCGCGGGCATTAATGCCGCCAGCCCGAATAAGGAGCTGGCG contains:
- the malE gene encoding maltose/maltodextrin ABC transporter substrate-binding protein MalE, which produces MAKFRLASKTLLLYTLSSLLLPALAQAKIEEGKLVIWINGDKGYNGLAEVGKKFEQDTGIKVSVEHPDKLEEKYPQVAATGDGPDIIFWAHDRFGGYAQSGLLAEVSPDKAFQDKLYPFTWDAVRYNGKLIGYPIAAEALSLIYNKDLLPEPPKTWEEIPALDKKLKAKGKSAIMFNLQEPYFTWPLTAANGGYAFKKLADGSYDLKDVGVANKGSQEGLQFLVDLIKNKHLNADTDFAIAEAAFNKGETAMTINGPWAWGNIESAKINYGVTLLPTFKGQPSKPFVGVLSAGINAASPNKELAKEFLENYLLTDDGLAKVNADKPLGAVALKSMQEKLAKDPKIAATMENSQKGEVMPNVPQMSAFWYAERTAVLNAINGRQTVDAALKDAQARITK
- the malK gene encoding maltose/maltodextrin ABC transporter ATP-binding protein MalK, whose product is MASVVLNNVTKAWGDVVVSDAIDLTIAEGEFVVFVGPSGCGKSTLLRMIAGLEEITSGELLIGDRRMNDVPPAGRGVGMVFQSYALYPHLTVAENMSFGLKLAGVAKAEIQQRVNKVAEVLQLAHLLDRQPKALSGGQRQRVAIGRTLVAEPQVFLLDEPLSNLDAALRVQMRIEISRLHKRLQRTMIYVTHDQVEAMTLADKIVVLEGGRIAQVGKPLELYHYPANRFVAGFIGSPKMNFLPVKVTATAIDQVQVELPNRQQIWLPVDSADVQPGSNMSLGIRPEHLLPSDVADVSLSGVVQVVEQLGHETQIHIQIPALRQNLVYRQNDVVLVEEGAHYAIGLPPQRCHLFREDGSACRRLHQEPGVEALQLKQ
- the malM gene encoding maltose operon protein MalM, translated to MKKNLLSLCLLAGLASASILPATAATFTSPQNVAVAPAIPASALQRLSWLPITPPASNDIALNASSQSLNQGEITGPVAAVTLPADRGSLEISLTSVVKDRRVYVPNVLVLDEQMRPAAFYPGSYFPYQKPGVVSQDRLEGTLKLTPALGQKQIYLLVYTTRQDLTTTTQLKNPAKAYAEGVGNAVPSIPDPVATHVSDGQITLKVKAEQGSGNVMIGQVFNQPQPQPVVVGSTAAPAAVAAAPAPAAPAAKAEPMLSDTETYFNQGIRQAAKAGDIDKALRLMNEAERLGSTSARQTFISSVKGKG
- a CDS encoding maltoporin, which translates into the protein MIKLKYPLAVAIAMAISGQAAAVDFKGYARSGIGWTGSGGEQQCFQATGANSKYRLGNECETYAELKLGQELWKEGDKSFYFDTNLAYAVSQRSDFESVDPGFREVNIQGKNLIDWLPGSTLWAGKRFYQRHDVHMIDFYYWDISGPGAGVENIDLGAGKLSMAVTRNGEAGGSYGFIDNQQKQVPTVNDTFDVRVAELNVNPGGVLELGVDYGRANVQDGYSLADGATKDGWMVTGEHTQTIYNGYNKFVVQYATDALTSQRNGRSEGSSIDNNGHMLRVIDHGALDFNDKWGLMYVAMFQDLDRDNKNGTTWYTAGVRPMYKWTPIMSTLLEVGYDNVKSQETGERNSQYKVTLAQQWQAGDSIWSRPAIRVFATYAKWDEKWGYATSDDTGYTSGTAYSDTSAKTFSRGNDDEVSFGVQMEAWW